One bacterium genomic region harbors:
- the cyoE gene encoding heme o synthase: protein MKPRIALMVALTTALGYFLTGREFLTLTMFVTVLAAAIASSSASIFNQILEKDTDGLMDRTRLRPLVQNQINIYLGWFIAFILAVVSGGLLWFFVNPISMWITLSTIILYAWVYTPLKRKTHLSTLIGAIPGAFPPVIGWVAANGQLDTGAFIVFAILFLWQMPHFIAIAWIYAEDYQKAGFPIVTSLDPQRNFTALQAVLYAAALVPVSLMTTLFKLTGKIYFFGTLLLGAYFFYECIMLHQRKTKQQAKKVLLASVVYLPILFLLIIVDAIFS, encoded by the coding sequence ATGAAGCCAAGAATAGCTCTGATGGTGGCATTAACCACTGCTTTGGGATATTTTTTGACAGGTCGTGAGTTTTTAACACTTACCATGTTCGTTACAGTTTTGGCTGCGGCGATAGCATCCAGCAGTGCCAGCATTTTTAATCAAATTCTTGAAAAAGACACAGATGGTCTTATGGATAGAACGCGTCTTCGCCCTTTGGTACAAAATCAAATCAATATTTACCTTGGTTGGTTTATAGCGTTTATTTTAGCAGTCGTTAGCGGAGGATTGTTATGGTTTTTTGTTAATCCTATCAGCATGTGGATAACCTTAAGTACAATCATTCTCTATGCCTGGGTCTATACGCCACTAAAAAGAAAAACACATTTATCGACATTGATCGGCGCTATACCGGGTGCTTTCCCTCCTGTTATTGGTTGGGTGGCGGCTAATGGTCAATTAGATACAGGAGCCTTCATTGTTTTTGCTATTTTATTTTTATGGCAAATGCCACATTTTATTGCGATTGCCTGGATTTATGCAGAAGATTATCAAAAAGCAGGCTTCCCTATTGTAACCAGTCTAGACCCACAAAGAAACTTTACAGCTTTACAAGCGGTTTTGTACGCTGCAGCTTTGGTTCCTGTATCTCTGATGACAACTTTGTTTAAGTTGACGGGCAAAATCTACTTTTTTGGTACGCTACTGCTTGGGGCATATTTCTTCTATGAATGCATCATGTTGCATCAGAGGAAAACAAAACAACAAGCTAAAAAAGTTTTGCTGGCTTCTGTTGTTTATTTGCCAATCTTATTTTTATTGATCATAGTGGATGCCATATTTTCATGA
- a CDS encoding S8 family serine peptidase — MNSLSVHQLQNNSAIQIKKLSNDPKALSKNENTLHDFKRIQRMKINSSVIDTNAILNDLKNNPDIEFAEMNCNKYVPTATTNDPLLPNLWGMSFINAPQAWDTEQGENVVVAVIDTGVKTNHIDLSNNVWNNPNEIPNNGIDDDNNGCVDDIAGCNFVNNIGNGDISDSNGHGTHVSGTIAATGNNSTGVVGVAYKAKVMGVKVLGVNGGIDSWIANGIEYAADNGAQVINMSLGCQSACPPSQVTCSAIDYAKSRGTVVVVAAGNSNANAANYSPANCGTLSNSEGGIVVASHTSSGNKSSFSNFGNLIDVSAPGSDITSTWSNGGYNTISGTSMAAPHVAGVAALTLGKNPFLSVAQVENILTDSATDLGAAGYDTFFGHGGINAYEAINLTPDSNATPPSIEIGGVPILSGNIIEVLVNTNLSFVVSDTSVDQIPVTFSASGLPSTASFETDTGAFSWTPVMSDLGDHPVSFEATSVVGTDQIDVTIRVVEEALTPIVPDPDQTETYASFVSSNVASCKAQTGNSFLILMLILTLIIVSQRTKIHYSKD; from the coding sequence ATGAATAGTTTAAGTGTTCATCAACTCCAAAACAATAGTGCTATTCAAATTAAAAAACTCAGTAATGATCCAAAGGCGCTATCTAAAAATGAAAATACGCTGCATGATTTTAAAAGAATTCAGCGCATGAAAATAAACAGTTCCGTTATTGATACAAATGCTATTTTAAATGACTTAAAAAACAATCCAGATATCGAGTTTGCAGAAATGAACTGCAATAAATATGTACCGACAGCAACAACCAATGACCCTCTTTTACCAAACTTATGGGGTATGTCATTTATCAATGCACCTCAAGCTTGGGATACTGAACAAGGTGAGAATGTTGTTGTAGCCGTTATTGATACGGGGGTAAAAACCAATCATATTGATTTAAGCAATAATGTTTGGAACAACCCCAATGAAATCCCTAACAATGGTATTGATGATGATAACAATGGTTGTGTTGACGATATTGCTGGCTGTAACTTTGTGAACAACATTGGCAATGGTGATATTTCTGATAGCAATGGCCACGGTACTCATGTATCAGGGACTATCGCAGCAACGGGTAACAATTCAACGGGTGTAGTTGGAGTTGCTTATAAAGCCAAAGTCATGGGTGTCAAAGTACTTGGCGTCAATGGCGGTATAGATTCATGGATAGCCAATGGTATTGAATATGCAGCAGACAATGGCGCACAAGTCATTAATATGAGCTTAGGATGCCAATCTGCTTGTCCTCCAAGTCAAGTCACTTGTTCCGCTATAGATTATGCCAAATCACGAGGAACCGTTGTTGTGGTTGCTGCAGGTAACAGTAATGCAAATGCTGCCAACTATTCGCCAGCAAATTGTGGAACTTTATCAAACTCAGAAGGCGGTATTGTTGTTGCTTCCCATACTTCAAGTGGGAATAAGAGCAGTTTTTCAAACTTTGGTAATCTTATCGATGTCTCAGCACCCGGTTCAGACATCACTTCAACATGGAGTAACGGTGGATACAACACCATCAGCGGAACAAGCATGGCGGCACCGCATGTTGCTGGCGTAGCTGCGTTAACTCTTGGCAAAAACCCATTTCTTAGCGTTGCGCAGGTAGAAAACATTTTAACTGACAGTGCTACAGACTTAGGTGCAGCGGGTTACGATACTTTTTTTGGACATGGTGGTATTAATGCATATGAAGCGATTAATCTAACCCCAGACTCTAACGCCACCCCTCCTTCAATAGAAATTGGCGGTGTTCCAATCCTATCCGGTAATATTATTGAAGTCTTGGTCAATACCAACCTTAGTTTTGTTGTTAGCGACACTTCTGTTGATCAGATACCCGTTACTTTTTCCGCCTCAGGTTTACCCAGTACGGCCAGCTTTGAAACCGATACTGGCGCATTTTCATGGACACCTGTCATGTCTGATTTAGGAGATCATCCCGTAAGCTTTGAGGCAACAAGCGTAGTTGGAACTGATCAAATTGATGTAACCATACGCGTTGTTGAAGAAGCTTTAACACCTATTGTGCCTGATCCAGATCAGACAGAAACTTATGCATCTTTTGTTTCATCAAATGTAGCAAGTTGTAAAGCTCAAACTGGCAATTCATTTTTAATCTTGATGCTTATACTAACCCTAATCATCGTTTCACAAAGAACAAAAATTCATTATAGCAAGGACTGA
- a CDS encoding AgmX/PglI C-terminal domain-containing protein has product MKTFNTVIAQVNQGFRFLYIVKISLANGKTKQFKLSHPEASIGRSSKNDIVIKDKYVSRHHATLRLNADGTFSLEALKSNNGIEYQGEEFLNIDLKPNQEVVIGSTTFSIKIPSLEKTEIANVYDGSDLFIPEHKKDTSAVMEDSQEYVVTDRLTPEDYDEDEDDIFTAPTFSMRDKLLKEELKKPMQGELVWEVIRYNGEQVFECTPMIEDMQINLFGKKGPKIKVNSKGHLLISKDINLLCGQEIDGDHYETVVNKIAFDGNGWGQLLEDKIILQYNGLSFYIRQTRLSPIQLAKLKKSLPKKYYGLSIALTALHLVAIMGLSLFSTQQPVEKKLTQEELNRFAQIAIEKPKPKPKPKKVVQPVKPKKKITVPSKTKTHKISKRTTKSRVRHNQKVSRKTTKVPDISQVGALGKLGGTGMFSKTKSSSNQLLAAVSNVSAVRAKGGMQTFSVSGNIGGMPGKDVRMAQISRFKGGKGGSPQGNGFGSTSVGAKTGRKIKGRVVDIAPPPGDVGVRGGGLTRAEIAKVVQSHLSEIRYCYEKGLLQDPGLSGKIVAKWTINPGGSVSQSGIKSSSVRNASVHSCLTGEITSWGFPKPRNGASVLVTFPFVFNSSNF; this is encoded by the coding sequence ATGAAAACATTTAACACCGTCATAGCACAAGTCAATCAGGGATTTAGATTTCTCTATATTGTCAAGATTTCACTTGCCAATGGGAAGACTAAACAGTTCAAATTAAGTCATCCAGAAGCAAGCATTGGTCGATCAAGTAAAAATGACATTGTTATCAAAGATAAATATGTTTCAAGACATCATGCAACCTTAAGACTTAATGCTGATGGAACATTTTCACTTGAAGCTTTAAAAAGTAATAACGGTATTGAATATCAAGGCGAAGAATTTTTAAACATTGACCTTAAACCCAATCAAGAAGTTGTTATCGGTAGTACAACATTTTCTATAAAGATTCCTTCTTTAGAAAAAACTGAAATAGCCAATGTTTATGATGGTTCAGACTTATTTATTCCTGAACATAAAAAAGATACATCTGCGGTAATGGAAGATAGTCAAGAGTATGTTGTTACCGATCGTTTAACACCAGAAGATTACGACGAAGATGAAGACGATATTTTTACAGCTCCAACCTTTTCTATGCGTGACAAGCTATTAAAAGAAGAGCTTAAAAAACCCATGCAAGGTGAGTTGGTTTGGGAAGTTATTCGTTATAACGGTGAACAGGTTTTTGAATGCACGCCCATGATTGAAGACATGCAAATTAATCTATTTGGCAAAAAAGGTCCTAAGATCAAAGTAAACTCAAAAGGACATTTGTTAATTTCTAAAGACATTAACCTTCTTTGTGGCCAAGAAATCGATGGTGATCATTATGAAACAGTTGTTAATAAAATAGCCTTTGATGGCAATGGTTGGGGACAACTGCTTGAAGATAAAATTATTTTACAATACAACGGTTTAAGTTTTTATATCAGACAAACCCGTTTAAGCCCTATTCAACTGGCCAAGCTTAAAAAAAGCTTGCCAAAAAAATATTATGGTTTGAGTATTGCTTTAACTGCCTTACATTTGGTGGCTATTATGGGTTTAAGTCTTTTTTCAACGCAACAGCCCGTTGAGAAAAAATTGACACAAGAAGAGTTGAATCGTTTTGCACAAATTGCAATTGAAAAACCAAAGCCTAAACCAAAACCAAAAAAAGTTGTGCAACCGGTAAAACCTAAGAAAAAAATTACGGTTCCTTCTAAAACCAAAACCCATAAAATTTCTAAGCGTACGACCAAGAGTCGCGTACGGCATAACCAAAAAGTCAGTCGTAAAACCACCAAGGTTCCTGATATCAGTCAAGTGGGTGCATTGGGTAAACTGGGTGGAACAGGTATGTTCAGTAAAACCAAAAGCTCATCCAACCAATTGTTGGCCGCAGTATCCAATGTTAGTGCGGTAAGAGCCAAAGGTGGCATGCAAACCTTCTCAGTTTCAGGCAATATTGGTGGCATGCCAGGTAAAGATGTGCGCATGGCTCAAATCAGCCGCTTTAAAGGTGGTAAAGGTGGGTCACCACAAGGCAACGGCTTTGGCAGCACTTCTGTGGGAGCTAAAACTGGCCGTAAAATTAAAGGTAGAGTGGTTGATATTGCACCACCTCCAGGTGATGTAGGCGTGCGTGGTGGTGGTTTAACCCGAGCAGAAATTGCAAAGGTTGTACAAAGTCACTTATCCGAAATACGTTACTGTTATGAAAAAGGCTTACTACAAGATCCAGGTTTATCCGGTAAAATAGTTGCCAAATGGACCATTAACCCAGGTGGTAGTGTGTCCCAAAGTGGTATTAAATCATCTTCAGTCAGAAATGCCAGCGTGCATAGCTGCTTAACTGGAGAAATAACGTCTTGGGGATTCCCAAAACCAAGAAACGGAGCTTCGGTTTTGGTTACATTCCCATTTGTATTTAACTCATCTAACTTCTAG
- a CDS encoding ABC transporter ATP-binding protein, translating into MSYIELSNISLNYKDFFALQDIHLSLKAGEYTLFLGPNGSGKSSLFSIMTSSRPASMGQIKYQEALLSSKNLHDYRSNIGVCFQSPSLDPLLTVEENLVCHGRLFNLNKRTMQKKISELVDYFQLEAKVDQPVSTLSGGMQRKVELIKALLPNVEYLFLDEPSTGLDPSARRDLWSFLKKIKQKGIGICMTSHIIEDIDAVDQCYFLKDGKIFLNGKPIDLIKKMGSQLLDIKTYKLNETLQVLKETFVNDQVYAHDQSIYILNQSHQALQKINQMNLADIQSISLRATQLMDVYHHTLRDQ; encoded by the coding sequence ATGAGTTATATAGAGTTAAGTAACATTAGTTTAAATTATAAAGATTTTTTTGCACTTCAAGATATTCATTTATCTTTGAAAGCAGGAGAATATACCTTATTTTTAGGCCCAAACGGCAGCGGTAAAAGTTCATTGTTTTCAATTATGACCAGTAGTAGACCTGCTTCTATGGGGCAAATAAAGTACCAAGAAGCCTTACTGTCTTCAAAAAACTTACATGATTATAGAAGCAATATTGGTGTGTGTTTCCAATCTCCAAGTCTAGACCCGCTTTTAACGGTAGAAGAAAACCTGGTTTGTCATGGGCGTTTATTTAATTTAAACAAACGTACAATGCAAAAAAAAATCAGTGAACTTGTTGATTATTTCCAATTGGAAGCTAAAGTTGATCAGCCCGTTTCAACTTTATCAGGTGGAATGCAAAGAAAAGTGGAACTGATTAAAGCCTTGTTACCCAATGTTGAATATTTATTCTTAGATGAACCTTCAACAGGTCTTGATCCATCAGCAAGACGAGATTTGTGGAGTTTTTTAAAAAAAATTAAACAAAAGGGTATTGGTATTTGCATGACCTCACATATTATTGAAGATATAGATGCAGTGGACCAGTGTTATTTTTTAAAAGATGGAAAAATATTTTTAAATGGTAAACCTATAGATTTAATTAAAAAAATGGGTTCCCAGCTTTTAGATATAAAAACATACAAGCTCAATGAAACACTACAAGTATTAAAAGAAACCTTTGTAAATGATCAAGTTTATGCGCATGATCAATCAATTTATATTTTAAACCAAAGTCATCAAGCCTTACAAAAAATTAATCAAATGAATTTAGCAGATATTCAATCTATATCATTAAGAGCAACGCAATTGATGGATGTGTACCATCATACCTTAAGGGATCAATAA
- the gap gene encoding type I glyceraldehyde-3-phosphate dehydrogenase, translating into MKKVAINGFGRIGRALTRILLQKFPDIEIVAINDLAPNETLLHLMKYDSIMGTYKEDLRLKDNILHTQGQSIQLLEERNPAQLPWKSLQVDCVLECTGIFRTRESAKAHIDAGAKKVILSAPPKDTWDKMIVMGINDHLLQNDDIFISNASCTTNCLAHVAKAIHENFTIQTSYMTTVHAYTNDQNVLDVAHKDLRRARAAAQNIIPTTTGAASAVAQVLPELKGKIDGAAIRVPVANGSLVDFHAVVEKPVTNDLINQALEHYSQQYPSCMSISKDPIVSSDIIGTPQSSIIDQELTHSQDNLIRVVAWYDNEWGYSNRLAELCNYVLNLSAD; encoded by the coding sequence ATGAAAAAAGTTGCCATCAATGGTTTTGGAAGAATTGGTAGAGCGTTAACCCGTATTCTTTTACAGAAGTTCCCGGATATAGAAATTGTTGCTATTAACGATTTAGCACCAAATGAAACGCTTTTGCACCTGATGAAATATGACAGTATCATGGGTACATACAAAGAAGACCTTAGATTAAAAGATAATATACTTCATACTCAGGGTCAAAGCATTCAACTCCTTGAGGAGCGAAACCCTGCTCAACTACCATGGAAATCTTTACAAGTAGACTGTGTGCTAGAATGTACAGGAATCTTTAGAACAAGGGAGTCTGCAAAAGCTCACATAGATGCAGGTGCTAAAAAAGTTATTTTAAGCGCCCCTCCAAAAGACACATGGGATAAAATGATTGTTATGGGAATCAATGATCACCTATTACAAAATGATGATATATTCATCTCCAATGCCTCGTGTACAACCAATTGTTTAGCGCATGTTGCAAAAGCCATTCATGAAAACTTTACTATACAAACATCATATATGACTACAGTTCATGCTTATACCAATGATCAGAATGTACTGGATGTTGCGCATAAAGACTTACGAAGAGCCCGAGCCGCAGCTCAAAACATTATCCCCACAACCACGGGTGCAGCCAGCGCTGTGGCACAAGTTTTACCTGAACTAAAAGGGAAAATTGATGGCGCAGCTATTCGTGTACCTGTAGCCAATGGCTCATTGGTCGACTTTCATGCTGTTGTTGAAAAGCCAGTGACCAACGATTTAATCAATCAGGCTCTTGAGCACTACTCACAACAATATCCTAGCTGTATGAGCATATCTAAAGATCCAATAGTTTCTTCAGATATCATAGGAACACCACAGTCAAGCATTATTGATCAAGAATTAACTCACAGTCAGGATAACTTAATAAGAGTTGTCGCTTGGTATGACAATGAGTGGGGCTACTCTAACCGCTTAGCAGAGTTATGCAATTATGTTTTAAACCTATCAGCGGACTAA
- a CDS encoding VWA domain-containing protein: protein MKRQTYIKTIKNLKRTALSIILSLSIINCGVNPDLKFLNQKSDKVSVVGEICTQNPNSITSPVRITLIVDTSGSMATTDPQGFRGLATQEVINEFITPDRPNYEIMIVKYASGAEVLTGGFTRDLSILNSAVGELNEANGWTNMPQAINTARDEIEQEILSLEQEFGSAANAFFPSILLADGAPIVDGVTKEAETLQALQLFMNIENNFSIGDIVMNAAFLGSAGSPGFNFMQQVAQQGNGIFLHFTAASDITFLNQGINLAPLVIPYILVDMFVVNMTAAVHNTSNNNPSYLPDTDMDFAADLFENTVLNSSPLVADTDGDKVTDMIEYRTLSIPAVAEVHCTGPDADDDLDQDKLDKCHEEKIFSEDDLFDTDEDNIIDFLEAKFGTDPSINDASFDNDGDGWTNIQEIKAGMNPNLNDAVLRDNFAIRNSVSFTEINNAGLYCYQVDLTNITLTQTQAISSDIPRTNEIRVYMIQKELSSTEPKDYILSEGVVTINIDEFFTSDVSNEIQISQIPFVNIENPE from the coding sequence ATGAAGCGCCAAACATACATAAAAACAATAAAAAACCTTAAACGTACAGCCTTAAGCATTATTTTAAGCTTAAGTATCATCAACTGTGGAGTAAACCCTGATCTGAAATTTCTGAATCAAAAATCAGATAAGGTCTCTGTGGTTGGTGAAATCTGTACGCAAAACCCCAACTCAATTACTTCACCAGTAAGAATTACTCTGATTGTAGATACCAGTGGATCTATGGCTACAACAGATCCGCAAGGATTTAGAGGCTTAGCTACTCAAGAAGTGATCAATGAATTCATTACACCTGATAGACCTAACTATGAGATTATGATCGTCAAATATGCCAGTGGAGCTGAAGTATTAACAGGTGGATTTACGCGTGATTTGAGTATTCTAAACTCTGCCGTGGGCGAACTGAATGAAGCCAACGGCTGGACCAACATGCCTCAAGCAATCAATACCGCACGTGATGAAATTGAACAGGAAATTTTATCTCTTGAACAAGAGTTTGGCTCTGCTGCCAACGCTTTTTTCCCTTCCATTTTATTGGCTGATGGTGCACCAATTGTTGATGGTGTCACCAAAGAAGCCGAAACTTTACAAGCCTTACAACTTTTCATGAATATTGAAAATAACTTTAGTATTGGTGATATTGTTATGAATGCTGCATTTTTGGGCAGTGCTGGTTCTCCTGGATTTAACTTCATGCAACAAGTTGCTCAACAAGGTAATGGTATTTTCTTACACTTTACTGCAGCCAGTGACATTACTTTCTTAAACCAAGGAATCAACTTAGCACCATTGGTTATTCCTTATATCTTGGTTGATATGTTTGTGGTTAATATGACTGCTGCTGTTCATAATACCAGTAACAACAACCCTTCTTATCTCCCCGATACAGATATGGACTTTGCCGCTGACTTATTTGAAAATACAGTTCTTAACTCGAGTCCTCTGGTTGCGGATACCGATGGAGATAAAGTAACAGATATGATTGAATACAGAACCTTATCCATTCCAGCCGTTGCAGAGGTTCACTGTACTGGACCTGATGCTGACGATGATTTGGATCAAGACAAATTGGATAAATGTCATGAAGAAAAAATATTCAGTGAAGATGATTTGTTCGACACGGATGAAGACAACATCATTGACTTCCTCGAAGCAAAGTTTGGTACTGATCCTAGTATCAATGATGCAAGCTTTGATAACGATGGTGACGGTTGGACCAATATTCAAGAAATAAAAGCCGGGATGAACCCTAATCTTAATGATGCTGTACTAAGAGATAACTTTGCGATTAGAAATAGCGTTAGTTTTACAGAAATTAACAATGCTGGTTTATACTGTTATCAAGTTGATTTAACCAACATCACCTTAACTCAAACACAAGCCATTTCAAGCGATATCCCAAGAACCAATGAAATAAGAGTGTATATGATTCAAAAAGAGTTAAGTTCTACTGAACCTAAAGATTATATTTTATCTGAAGGTGTTGTAACCATTAATATTGATGAGTTTTTTACAAGCGATGTAAGTAATGAAATTCAGATTTCACAAATACCGTTTGTCAATATTGAAAACCCAGAGTAA
- a CDS encoding ABC transporter permease: MLALLNREFIRLSRQKGRLFGAFLTPLMIWLFLGLGFQDSFVLNSNKEINYFEYFFPGMVLMTLMFSAIFSMISFIEDRNSGFLQSVWVSPVSGLSMVMAKVLSCSLFALGQSLILLVCAYIFKLSFGFSNFLQISLILFLSAVLMSSIGFLLAWYSESTQTFHVWMNIVLMPMWLFSGALFSFESVPTWMNLLYKLNPLTYSLAAMRWSMSSEQLNMNIPSFGLSNIIVTILTVVFVSVGVFVLNQKRN; the protein is encoded by the coding sequence ATGTTGGCACTATTAAATAGAGAATTTATTCGCTTATCCAGACAAAAAGGGCGCTTGTTTGGAGCCTTTTTAACGCCTTTGATGATTTGGCTTTTTTTAGGTTTGGGCTTTCAAGATTCTTTTGTTTTAAATAGTAATAAGGAGATAAATTACTTTGAGTATTTTTTCCCTGGTATGGTTTTGATGACACTGATGTTCAGCGCTATATTTTCTATGATATCATTTATTGAAGATAGAAACTCTGGTTTTTTACAAAGCGTTTGGGTGTCACCTGTAAGTGGTCTGAGCATGGTGATGGCCAAAGTTTTAAGCTGTAGTCTTTTTGCTTTGGGACAAAGTTTAATCCTTTTAGTGTGTGCGTACATTTTTAAATTAAGTTTTGGATTTTCAAATTTTTTACAGATCAGTTTGATTTTGTTTTTATCCGCGGTGCTCATGAGTAGTATTGGCTTTTTATTGGCATGGTATAGCGAGAGTACGCAAACCTTTCATGTGTGGATGAATATCGTTTTGATGCCGATGTGGTTATTTTCAGGGGCCTTGTTCAGCTTTGAGTCTGTTCCAACATGGATGAATCTATTGTATAAACTTAATCCATTAACATATAGCCTTGCAGCCATGCGTTGGTCAATGAGCAGTGAACAATTAAATATGAATATTCCTAGTTTTGGTCTCTCAAATATCATTGTCACAATATTGACAGTGGTCTTTGTTTCTGTAGGTGTTTTTGTTTTAAATCAGAAGCGAAATTAG
- a CDS encoding biopolymer transporter ExbD encodes MNFPKRKVPQETIMLTSMMDMFTIILVFLLFNFSSEEQKDISIPKDIKVPYSTSEISLNNAVNVTVSQNAIMVEDKVVAKLRYGKKIQAQVDGQKILPLYRELVQIRSQQTNSGKVKKEDEGVVLLKADQSISFEVLDKVLKSSGMAGYPKSRFVVFRRES; translated from the coding sequence ATGAATTTTCCAAAACGCAAAGTCCCGCAAGAAACAATCATGCTTACATCTATGATGGACATGTTTACCATTATCCTGGTTTTCTTGCTGTTCAACTTTTCTTCGGAAGAACAAAAAGACATCAGCATTCCTAAAGATATTAAAGTCCCCTACTCTACCTCAGAAATAAGTTTAAACAATGCTGTTAATGTTACTGTAAGTCAGAACGCTATTATGGTTGAAGATAAAGTTGTCGCCAAACTACGCTATGGCAAAAAAATTCAAGCACAAGTTGATGGCCAAAAAATATTACCTTTGTATAGAGAATTGGTACAAATCAGAAGCCAACAAACCAATTCTGGAAAAGTTAAAAAAGAAGATGAAGGTGTTGTTTTACTCAAAGCAGACCAAAGTATTTCATTTGAAGTTTTAGATAAAGTTTTAAAATCATCCGGCATGGCAGGATATCCAAAATCTCGCTTTGTCGTCTTTAGGAGAGAATCATGA